A window of the Citrus sinensis cultivar Valencia sweet orange chromosome 9, DVS_A1.0, whole genome shotgun sequence genome harbors these coding sequences:
- the LOC102629460 gene encoding vacuolar cation/proton exchanger 5 isoform X1 encodes MDIKLQLEGAESNLEQMGSLDDRSMHEFEDESLFTPEAESEKIQRVHGLQNGSVSGDFPSSGNKILQNSVCRSIKTVVFSNKLNLLMPFGPLAIMVHNLTGHKGWVFFLSLLGITPLAERLGYATEQLTFFTGATVGGLLNATFGNATELIISIYALKSGMIRVVQLSLLGSILSNMLLVLGCAFFCGGLICCKKEQVFNKASAVVNSGLLLMAVMGLVFPAVLHYTHTEVHFGKSELALSRFSSCIMLVAYGAYLFFQLRGQTELYVPLSEDENQTGNDADHGGNHDDNEAPEISKWESLIWLAIMTAWISILSQYLVDAIEGASATWNIPISFISVILLPIVGNAAEHASAIMFAMKDKLDISLGVAIGSSTQISMFGIPFCVVIGWIMGRPMDLNFQLFETATLFITVIVVAFFLQEGTSNYFKGLMLILCYLIVAASFFVHEDPTSDDNQVKT; translated from the exons ATGGACATTAAGTTACAGTTGGAGGGAGCCGAATCCAATCTTGAA CAGATGGGATCGTTGGATGATAGATCGATGCATGAGTTTGAGGATGAGAGTCTCTTTACTCCGGAAGCAGAGTCTGAAAAGATACAACGTGTGCATGGACTTCAAAATGGATCAGTTTCTGGGGATTTCCCTTCTAGTGGGAACAAAATTTTGCAGAATAGTGTATGTAGGAGTATAAAGACTGtagttttttcaaataaactgAACTTGCTTATGCCTTTTGGCCCTCTTGCAATCATGGTTCACAATTTGACTGGTCATAAA GGATGGGTGTTCTTTTTGAGCTTGCTGGGTATAACACCTTTGGCAGAGCGTTTAGGGTACGCTACAGA GCAACTGACTTTCTTCACCGGAGCCACAG TCGGAGGCCTTTTAAATGCTACATTTGGAAACGCAACGGAGCTGATTATATCAATTTATGCACTGAAAAGTGGTATGATACGTGTTGTTCAGCTGTCATTATTAGGTTCAATTTTATCGAATATGTTGCTGGTGCTTGGATGTGCATTCTTTTGTGGTGGGCTTATCTGTTGTAAAAAGGAACAGGTGTTTAATAAG GCATCTGCGGTTGTGAATTCAGGACTGTTGTTAATGGCGGTCATGGGCCTAGTCTTTCCTGCTGTTCTTCACTACACACACACTGAGGTGCATTTTGGAAAGTCAGAGCTGGCTCTTTCAAGATTTAGCAGTTGCATTATGCTAGTGGCATATGGTGcttatctttttttccaattaagGGGTCAAACGGAGCTATACGTTCCTCTGAGCGAG GATGAGAATCAGACTGGGAATGATGCAGATCATGGTGGTAATCATGATGATAATGAAGCTCCAGAGATCTCTAAATGGGAATCGTTGATTTGGCTTGCAATAATGACAGCTTGGATCTCTATCCTATCACAGTATCTAGTTGATGCCATAGAG GGAGCGTCGGCTACATGGAACATACCGATTTCGTTTATAAGTGTTATCTTGCTTCCAATTGTAGGGAATGCTGCGGAGCATGCCAGTGCTATTATGTTTGCCATGAAAGACAAGCTT GACATATCTTTGGGAGTGGCAATAGGGTCATCGACACAGATATCTATGTTTGGG ATCCCATTTTGCGTGGTTATTGGGTGGATAATGGGTCGACCTATGGACTTAAACTTTCAACTTTTTGAGACGGCAACTCTTTTCATAACTGTTATAGTTGTGGCATTCTTTCTGCAG GAAGGAACTTCTAATTACTTTAAAGGACTCATGCTGATTCTTTGCTATCTGATTGTAGCTGCTAGTTTCTTTGTGCACGAAGATCCTACTTCAG ATGATAATCAAGTAAAAACTTAG
- the LOC102629460 gene encoding vacuolar cation/proton exchanger 5 isoform X2 yields the protein MDIKLQLEGAESNLEMGSLDDRSMHEFEDESLFTPEAESEKIQRVHGLQNGSVSGDFPSSGNKILQNSVCRSIKTVVFSNKLNLLMPFGPLAIMVHNLTGHKGWVFFLSLLGITPLAERLGYATEQLTFFTGATVGGLLNATFGNATELIISIYALKSGMIRVVQLSLLGSILSNMLLVLGCAFFCGGLICCKKEQVFNKASAVVNSGLLLMAVMGLVFPAVLHYTHTEVHFGKSELALSRFSSCIMLVAYGAYLFFQLRGQTELYVPLSEDENQTGNDADHGGNHDDNEAPEISKWESLIWLAIMTAWISILSQYLVDAIEGASATWNIPISFISVILLPIVGNAAEHASAIMFAMKDKLDISLGVAIGSSTQISMFGIPFCVVIGWIMGRPMDLNFQLFETATLFITVIVVAFFLQEGTSNYFKGLMLILCYLIVAASFFVHEDPTSDDNQVKT from the exons ATGGACATTAAGTTACAGTTGGAGGGAGCCGAATCCAATCTTGAA ATGGGATCGTTGGATGATAGATCGATGCATGAGTTTGAGGATGAGAGTCTCTTTACTCCGGAAGCAGAGTCTGAAAAGATACAACGTGTGCATGGACTTCAAAATGGATCAGTTTCTGGGGATTTCCCTTCTAGTGGGAACAAAATTTTGCAGAATAGTGTATGTAGGAGTATAAAGACTGtagttttttcaaataaactgAACTTGCTTATGCCTTTTGGCCCTCTTGCAATCATGGTTCACAATTTGACTGGTCATAAA GGATGGGTGTTCTTTTTGAGCTTGCTGGGTATAACACCTTTGGCAGAGCGTTTAGGGTACGCTACAGA GCAACTGACTTTCTTCACCGGAGCCACAG TCGGAGGCCTTTTAAATGCTACATTTGGAAACGCAACGGAGCTGATTATATCAATTTATGCACTGAAAAGTGGTATGATACGTGTTGTTCAGCTGTCATTATTAGGTTCAATTTTATCGAATATGTTGCTGGTGCTTGGATGTGCATTCTTTTGTGGTGGGCTTATCTGTTGTAAAAAGGAACAGGTGTTTAATAAG GCATCTGCGGTTGTGAATTCAGGACTGTTGTTAATGGCGGTCATGGGCCTAGTCTTTCCTGCTGTTCTTCACTACACACACACTGAGGTGCATTTTGGAAAGTCAGAGCTGGCTCTTTCAAGATTTAGCAGTTGCATTATGCTAGTGGCATATGGTGcttatctttttttccaattaagGGGTCAAACGGAGCTATACGTTCCTCTGAGCGAG GATGAGAATCAGACTGGGAATGATGCAGATCATGGTGGTAATCATGATGATAATGAAGCTCCAGAGATCTCTAAATGGGAATCGTTGATTTGGCTTGCAATAATGACAGCTTGGATCTCTATCCTATCACAGTATCTAGTTGATGCCATAGAG GGAGCGTCGGCTACATGGAACATACCGATTTCGTTTATAAGTGTTATCTTGCTTCCAATTGTAGGGAATGCTGCGGAGCATGCCAGTGCTATTATGTTTGCCATGAAAGACAAGCTT GACATATCTTTGGGAGTGGCAATAGGGTCATCGACACAGATATCTATGTTTGGG ATCCCATTTTGCGTGGTTATTGGGTGGATAATGGGTCGACCTATGGACTTAAACTTTCAACTTTTTGAGACGGCAACTCTTTTCATAACTGTTATAGTTGTGGCATTCTTTCTGCAG GAAGGAACTTCTAATTACTTTAAAGGACTCATGCTGATTCTTTGCTATCTGATTGTAGCTGCTAGTTTCTTTGTGCACGAAGATCCTACTTCAG ATGATAATCAAGTAAAAACTTAG
- the LOC102628828 gene encoding probable amino acid permease 7 isoform X1 encodes MGSVEEEHQSPLVGSFSSSDHESGKPFERTGTICTALAHIITGVIGAGVLSLAWSMAQLGWIAGPLCMIAFASVTIVSSSLLCDCYRFPDPEVGPNRIRSFTQAVKLYLGDKNQKVCGIFVQESLYGAGITYTFTTANCLRAIQKSNCYHREGHNAPCAYGDTKHMLLFGAVQVVMSQIPDFHNMEWLSVIAAIMSFAYSFIGFGLGFAKVIENGRIKGSIAGVPTANLADKLWLAFQALGDIAFAYPYSIILLEIQDTLKSPPPENKTMKMASMISIFITTFFYLCCGCFGYAAFGNDTPGNLLTGFGFYEPYWLIDLANACIVLHLVGGYQIFSQPVFAFVERWFTRKYPSSGFVNNFYTFKLPLLPPLRVNILRLCFRTAYVVSTTAVAIIFPYFNQVLGVLGALNFWPLAIYFPVEMYFVQKKIGAWTRKWIVLRTFSFICLLVTIIGLIGSIEGLISAKLG; translated from the exons ATGGGTAGTGTAGAAGAAGAGCATCAGTCACCATTAGTTGGAAGTTTTTCTTCATCTGATCATGAGTCCGGAAAGCCTTTTGAAAGAACTg GGACCATATGTACTGCATTGGCGCACATTATAACAGGAGTGATAGGAGCAGGAGTTCTATCTCTGGCATGGAGTATGGCCCAGCTAGGCTGGATTGCAGGTCCATTATGCATGATAGCCTTTGCTTCTGTCACCATTGTTTCTTCATCACTTCTCTGTGACTGCTACAGATTTCCTGATCCTGAAGTTGGCCCGAACAGAATCAGATCCTTCACGCAAGCTGTGAAATTGTATCTTG GAGACAAGAATCAAAAGGTGTGTGGAATATTTGTTCAAGAAAGTTTGTATGGCGCCGGAATTACTTATACCTTTACAACGGCTAATTGCCTAAG AGCgattcaaaaatcaaattgttacCATAGAGAAGGACACAATGCTCCATGTGCATATGGGGATACTAAACACATGCTGCTGTTCGGAGCAGTTCAGGTTGTTATGTCTCAGATACCAGATTTTCACAACATGGAATGGCTCTCAGTTATTGCTGCAATCATGTCCTTTGCCTACTCTTTCATCGGATTTGGACTTGGCTTTGCTAAAGTGATAG AGAATGGGAGGATTAAGGGGAGCATTGCTGGAGTCCCGACTGCTAACCTTGCTGATAAATTGTGGTTAGCATTCCAAGCGCTAGGGGACATTGCTTTTGCCTATCCTTACTCCATCATTCTTCTCGAGATACAG GATACTCTGAAGTCACCTCCACCCGAAAACAAGACAATGAAGATGGCATCGatgatttcaatatttattacaaCTTTCTTCTACCTCTGCTGTGGATGCTTTGGATATGCAGCCTTCGGCAACGACACGCCTGGAAACCTCTTGACAGGATTCGGATTCTACGAGCCCTACTGGCTGATTGACTTGGCTAATGCTTGCATTGTTCTTCATTTGGTGGGAGGATATCAG ATTTTCAGCCAGCCAGTATTTGCATTTGTGGAAAGATGGTTTACTAGAAAGTACCCGAGCAGCGGATTTGTGAACAATTTTTACACTTTCAAGCTACCATTACTGCCACCCTTGAGAGTGAATATTTTGAGGCTGTGCTTTCGAACTGCGTATGTGGTGTCAACAACTGCCGTTGCAATAATATTCCCGTATTTCAATCAAGTGTTGGGAGTGTTGGGGGCATTGAACTTTTGGCCACTGGCTATATATTTTCCAGTGGAGATGTACTTTGTGCAGAAGAAAATTGGAGCATGGACGAGAAAATGGATTGTTCTTAGAACGTTCAGCTTTATTTGCTTGCTGGTGACGATAATCGGATTAATAGGATCAATTGAAGGCCTTATTAGCGCCAAACTTGGCTGA
- the LOC102628828 gene encoding probable amino acid permease 7 isoform X2 yields the protein MAVDHSLELADGSNDDDGHLRTGTLRSCVAHIITAVIGSGVLSLAWSTAQLGWIAGPASLLCFAIVTYVSSFLLADCYRSPDPINGKRNRSYIDAVRLNLGKTQTWFCGLLQNLTFYGTAVAYVITTSTSMRAIQKSNCYHREGHNAPCAYGDTKHMLLFGAVQVVMSQIPDFHNMEWLSVIAAIMSFAYSFIGFGLGFAKVIENGRIKGSIAGVPTANLADKLWLAFQALGDIAFAYPYSIILLEIQDTLKSPPPENKTMKMASMISIFITTFFYLCCGCFGYAAFGNDTPGNLLTGFGFYEPYWLIDLANACIVLHLVGGYQIFSQPVFAFVERWFTRKYPSSGFVNNFYTFKLPLLPPLRVNILRLCFRTAYVVSTTAVAIIFPYFNQVLGVLGALNFWPLAIYFPVEMYFVQKKIGAWTRKWIVLRTFSFICLLVTIIGLIGSIEGLISAKLG from the exons ATGGCGGTTGATCACTCTCTTGAACTAGCTGATGGTTCCAACGATGATGATGGACATCTCAGAACTG GAACCTTGAGGAGTTGTGTCGCCCATATAATTACTGCTGTTATCGGCTCTGGAGTCTTATCTTTGGCATGGAGTACCGCACAGCTCGGATGGATAGCAGGACCAGCTTCCTTGCTTTGTTTTGCAATTGTCACCTATGTCTCTTCTTTCCTTCTTGCAGATTGTTATAGGTCTCCTGATCCAATAAATGGCAAACGAAACCGCTCTTACATTGATGCTGTTAGAttgaatcttg GTAAAACTCAAACATGGTTTTGTGGTTTGCTTCAAAATCTGACCTTTTATGGGACTGCTGTTGCTTATGTTATTACTACTTCCACCAGTATGAG AGCgattcaaaaatcaaattgttacCATAGAGAAGGACACAATGCTCCATGTGCATATGGGGATACTAAACACATGCTGCTGTTCGGAGCAGTTCAGGTTGTTATGTCTCAGATACCAGATTTTCACAACATGGAATGGCTCTCAGTTATTGCTGCAATCATGTCCTTTGCCTACTCTTTCATCGGATTTGGACTTGGCTTTGCTAAAGTGATAG AGAATGGGAGGATTAAGGGGAGCATTGCTGGAGTCCCGACTGCTAACCTTGCTGATAAATTGTGGTTAGCATTCCAAGCGCTAGGGGACATTGCTTTTGCCTATCCTTACTCCATCATTCTTCTCGAGATACAG GATACTCTGAAGTCACCTCCACCCGAAAACAAGACAATGAAGATGGCATCGatgatttcaatatttattacaaCTTTCTTCTACCTCTGCTGTGGATGCTTTGGATATGCAGCCTTCGGCAACGACACGCCTGGAAACCTCTTGACAGGATTCGGATTCTACGAGCCCTACTGGCTGATTGACTTGGCTAATGCTTGCATTGTTCTTCATTTGGTGGGAGGATATCAG ATTTTCAGCCAGCCAGTATTTGCATTTGTGGAAAGATGGTTTACTAGAAAGTACCCGAGCAGCGGATTTGTGAACAATTTTTACACTTTCAAGCTACCATTACTGCCACCCTTGAGAGTGAATATTTTGAGGCTGTGCTTTCGAACTGCGTATGTGGTGTCAACAACTGCCGTTGCAATAATATTCCCGTATTTCAATCAAGTGTTGGGAGTGTTGGGGGCATTGAACTTTTGGCCACTGGCTATATATTTTCCAGTGGAGATGTACTTTGTGCAGAAGAAAATTGGAGCATGGACGAGAAAATGGATTGTTCTTAGAACGTTCAGCTTTATTTGCTTGCTGGTGACGATAATCGGATTAATAGGATCAATTGAAGGCCTTATTAGCGCCAAACTTGGCTGA